The Candidatus Phaeomarinobacter ectocarpi genome includes a region encoding these proteins:
- a CDS encoding sulfatase family protein yields the protein MGRNILLITTDQMRYDALGCTGGKVARTPRIDALAANGINYSRAHNQCVTCMPARASIITGQYPATHGVWTNGVPLPEDAPSVARELGNAGYKTALIGKAHFEPWLSPPGFYENDMAKKGETGPHRGFDRMELANHFMTGNFHYDQLMLGEHKDKIGGFYPMVTPEGRQNHIGGADTGAIQCWVNDMPKELYHTDWVADRVISFLDALDTDQDWFIWMSFPDPHHPWDPPASEIDRVNWRDLDLPELYAATTEDREKLLEQKPRHWKGAWDGSLRTNFEFPPNFRPADLTDDQVREINAMNHIENEMIDDACGRVFDRINERGWDGQTDIFFTTDHGELQGDFGLMFKGAFHVDALMRLPFLWRPAPDANVTPDALADPVAHIDLAPTFCSIAGLDVPEWMEGSPLPQSAVEAQAQNRETVLTGWDSEHKNSDDPDKQKLSLSLRTITTTDYVATAYLPGSIYKGNEGELYDLRDDPLQKVNLWNDPKYTSIQSDLLATMKDMWPAEAAERRKQIAPA from the coding sequence ATGGGCCGCAACATCCTGCTGATCACCACCGACCAGATGCGCTACGACGCTTTGGGCTGCACCGGCGGCAAGGTCGCCCGCACGCCGCGAATTGATGCCTTGGCCGCCAACGGCATCAATTATTCGCGCGCTCACAATCAGTGCGTCACCTGCATGCCCGCCCGCGCCAGCATCATTACCGGGCAATACCCGGCCACCCATGGTGTATGGACCAATGGCGTGCCGCTGCCCGAGGACGCCCCGTCAGTCGCACGCGAACTTGGCAACGCCGGGTACAAGACAGCGCTCATCGGCAAGGCGCATTTTGAACCGTGGCTGTCACCGCCCGGCTTCTACGAAAACGACATGGCCAAAAAGGGCGAGACCGGTCCTCATCGCGGCTTTGACCGCATGGAACTCGCCAACCACTTCATGACCGGCAATTTCCACTACGACCAGCTGATGCTCGGTGAGCACAAGGACAAGATCGGCGGCTTCTACCCCATGGTGACGCCCGAAGGCCGCCAGAATCACATCGGCGGCGCAGACACCGGTGCCATTCAGTGCTGGGTCAACGATATGCCCAAGGAGCTGTACCATACGGACTGGGTCGCCGACCGCGTCATCTCCTTCCTCGATGCTCTGGATACGGATCAGGACTGGTTCATCTGGATGAGTTTCCCCGACCCGCACCACCCCTGGGACCCACCGGCATCCGAGATTGACCGCGTCAACTGGCGTGACCTCGACCTGCCGGAGCTGTACGCCGCCACGACGGAAGACCGTGAAAAGCTGCTGGAGCAAAAGCCACGTCACTGGAAAGGCGCATGGGACGGGTCCCTGCGCACCAATTTCGAGTTCCCGCCAAATTTCCGCCCGGCAGATCTCACGGACGACCAGGTGCGCGAAATCAACGCCATGAACCACATCGAAAACGAAATGATCGACGATGCCTGCGGGCGCGTGTTCGACCGCATCAATGAGCGCGGCTGGGACGGCCAGACCGACATCTTCTTCACAACTGACCATGGCGAACTTCAAGGCGACTTCGGCTTGATGTTCAAGGGCGCGTTCCACGTTGACGCCCTCATGCGCCTACCTTTCCTCTGGCGTCCGGCACCAGACGCCAATGTCACGCCGGATGCACTGGCAGACCCCGTGGCCCATATTGATCTCGCCCCCACCTTCTGCAGCATTGCAGGCCTTGATGTGCCTGAGTGGATGGAAGGGTCACCTTTGCCGCAATCCGCTGTGGAAGCACAGGCCCAGAACCGGGAAACCGTCCTGACCGGCTGGGACAGCGAACACAAAAATTCTGACGATCCCGACAAGCAGAAGCTCTCCTTGTCGCTGCGCACAATCACGACAACAGACTATGTGGCAACGGCCTACCTGCCCGGCTCGATCTATAAGGGCAACGAGGGCGAGCTCTACGACTTGCGTGACGACCCCTTGCAGAAAGTCAATCTGTGGAACGATCCAAAATACACGTCCATCCAAAGTGACCTATTGGCCACCATGAAGGACATGTGGCCCGCAGAAGCAGCAGAGCGCCGCAAACAGATTGCGCCCGCTTAG
- a CDS encoding aminotransferase class V-fold PLP-dependent enzyme, with protein sequence MPNSTPHTQIIPSQRHLFDIPEDVAYLNCAYMAPNLKSVTAAGIAGAQIKAAPWTVTAPDFFEPAEHARTLFAQMIGATADDIAIVPSASYGIASAAKNLPLGKGEEIITLAEQFPSNVYAWRDAAHKAGARVVTVKKRQDGWTQPLLDAITAKTAIVTIPHCHWTDGALVDLDAVRARTRDVGAALVIDACQSMGAMPFDVTRYDPDFIAAPCYKWLLGPYAMGFLYVAPRHHQGSPLEQTWTAREKSEDFARLVEYATGFQPGARRYDMGERAQFHLMPMATAALQQILDWGVSNIAATLIEKTRSLTKDAATLGFAAEPESRRAGHYLGLTREDPLPEDLLEKLSRASVFVSVRGAAIRVTPHLYTSDSDMERFLTALEQAL encoded by the coding sequence ATGCCAAATAGCACGCCACATACGCAGATCATCCCGTCCCAGCGCCACCTGTTCGACATTCCCGAAGATGTCGCGTACCTCAACTGCGCCTATATGGCCCCCAACCTCAAATCTGTGACAGCAGCAGGCATTGCGGGCGCGCAGATCAAAGCAGCACCGTGGACCGTTACCGCGCCGGACTTCTTTGAGCCCGCAGAGCATGCCCGTACCCTCTTTGCACAGATGATTGGTGCAACGGCAGACGACATCGCAATCGTGCCATCGGCGTCCTATGGCATCGCAAGCGCGGCCAAAAACCTGCCCCTTGGCAAGGGCGAGGAAATCATCACCCTGGCCGAGCAGTTCCCCTCCAACGTCTATGCATGGCGCGACGCAGCCCATAAGGCCGGTGCCCGTGTTGTGACCGTCAAGAAGCGCCAGGACGGATGGACCCAACCGCTTCTTGACGCGATCACAGCCAAGACCGCCATCGTCACCATCCCTCATTGCCACTGGACCGACGGGGCCCTGGTGGACCTTGATGCGGTCCGGGCACGGACCAGGGATGTGGGCGCAGCACTGGTCATTGATGCCTGCCAGTCCATGGGCGCCATGCCCTTTGACGTGACCCGCTACGATCCCGATTTCATCGCTGCCCCTTGTTACAAATGGCTTCTGGGGCCTTACGCCATGGGCTTCCTCTACGTGGCCCCGCGGCACCATCAAGGCAGCCCCCTTGAGCAGACATGGACCGCGCGCGAGAAATCAGAGGACTTTGCAAGGCTCGTGGAGTACGCCACCGGCTTTCAGCCCGGCGCGCGCCGCTACGACATGGGCGAACGCGCCCAGTTTCACCTCATGCCCATGGCAACGGCTGCGCTCCAGCAAATCCTCGACTGGGGCGTCAGCAACATCGCAGCAACCCTGATTGAGAAGACCCGCAGTCTCACAAAGGACGCGGCCACCCTTGGCTTTGCCGCAGAACCTGAAAGCCGTCGCGCTGGACATTATCTGGGCCTGACGCGCGAGGACCCGCTTCCAGAAGACCTTCTTGAGAAACTGTCGCGGGCCAGTGTCTTTGTCAGTGTTCGCGGGGCAGCCATACGTGTCACGCCCCATCTCTACACATCCGATAGCGACATGGAGCGTTTTCTCACGGCGCTGGAGCAGGCCCTGTGA
- a CDS encoding DMT family transporter: MSAPRPAAAWIDLGLLTACWASGFTFTAMALEGMSPEWVVVFRQLSATLMLIPLAFIFGKVTPIPRDLWAWLIALAIIGDVAPFYVISWGQQHIESGLTSILVTTMPLMTLAMAHIFVPGERMTARRLLGFVVGLAGVALIVGPEALTDIGVSEIEIIAQLAVLFGAILFAANAIIARKMPAMDIWMRAAMVNGLAFVIALPFAWSVVAPPASFPGWWSITGVVGTGIFASGLATVVYFRLIDEAGPTFMSMTNYLVPPVALVAGVVVLGESPSIWALLGLALILVGIAVAELKWRKSASE; the protein is encoded by the coding sequence GTGAGCGCGCCGCGTCCAGCTGCGGCATGGATTGATCTTGGATTACTGACAGCCTGCTGGGCGTCAGGCTTCACCTTCACAGCCATGGCCCTTGAAGGCATGTCGCCAGAATGGGTTGTGGTGTTTCGCCAGCTCAGCGCAACGCTGATGCTTATCCCCCTTGCCTTCATCTTCGGCAAAGTGACACCCATTCCGCGCGACCTGTGGGCATGGCTCATTGCGCTCGCCATCATTGGTGACGTCGCGCCTTTCTATGTCATCAGCTGGGGTCAGCAACACATCGAGTCGGGGCTCACATCCATTCTGGTCACCACCATGCCGCTCATGACACTGGCGATGGCGCACATATTCGTCCCCGGCGAACGCATGACCGCAAGACGTCTGCTCGGCTTTGTCGTCGGCCTTGCAGGCGTTGCTCTTATTGTTGGCCCGGAGGCTTTGACGGATATCGGCGTGAGCGAGATCGAAATCATCGCGCAACTCGCGGTGCTGTTTGGCGCCATCCTTTTTGCTGCAAACGCCATCATCGCCCGCAAGATGCCCGCCATGGACATCTGGATGCGTGCCGCCATGGTCAATGGACTGGCTTTTGTCATTGCCCTGCCCTTTGCATGGAGTGTCGTCGCACCGCCTGCAAGCTTTCCTGGATGGTGGTCCATCACCGGTGTCGTAGGTACAGGCATCTTCGCCAGTGGCCTAGCCACGGTTGTTTACTTCCGCCTGATCGATGAAGCCGGCCCGACCTTCATGTCGATGACCAACTATCTCGTTCCGCCCGTGGCGCTGGTCGCCGGCGTCGTGGTGCTGGGAGAGAGCCCAAGCATCTGGGCGCTGCTTGGTCTGGCGCTTATTCTGGTCGGAATTGCCGTCGCAGAACTCAAATGGCGCAAATCTGCCTCAGAGTGA
- a CDS encoding PhzF family phenazine biosynthesis protein, translating to MPLTLFQIDAFASKPFEGNPAAVVPLDAWLSDAQMLAIAAENNLAETAFFVPEGDVYRLRWFTPTVEVQLCGHATLATAHVILRHLTPEAERVSFETLSGTLTVTRGDDGRLVMDFPARPSKPMAEPRELGAMLGVKPRMVLSGTNLIAVFDSASDVARLTPAIEPLTRFTAPRDQGVIATAPGDEGSGFDFVTRFFAPAHGVNEDHVTGSAFCDVTPFWARRLKRESFVARQISPRGGTVWCRLDGDRVIVEGQCADYLKGEISL from the coding sequence ATGCCCCTTACGCTCTTTCAGATTGATGCCTTTGCATCCAAACCCTTTGAGGGAAATCCGGCGGCCGTTGTTCCGCTTGATGCATGGCTCTCAGACGCGCAGATGCTGGCCATCGCTGCTGAAAACAATCTTGCTGAGACAGCTTTCTTTGTGCCTGAAGGTGATGTGTATCGTCTTCGCTGGTTTACACCCACTGTCGAAGTGCAGCTGTGTGGTCATGCAACGCTTGCGACGGCGCATGTGATCCTGAGACATCTGACCCCTGAGGCTGAGCGGGTTTCGTTTGAAACCCTGTCGGGCACCCTGACGGTGACGCGCGGCGACGATGGCCGGCTTGTCATGGATTTTCCTGCGCGTCCGTCAAAGCCCATGGCGGAACCCCGTGAACTTGGAGCGATGCTCGGGGTGAAGCCCCGCATGGTGTTGAGCGGGACGAACCTGATCGCGGTGTTTGACAGTGCGTCCGACGTTGCCCGGCTGACGCCTGCCATTGAACCGCTGACGCGCTTTACTGCGCCGCGTGATCAGGGGGTGATTGCAACAGCGCCCGGCGATGAGGGATCCGGCTTTGATTTTGTGACGCGGTTCTTTGCGCCAGCGCACGGCGTCAACGAAGACCATGTGACGGGATCTGCGTTCTGCGACGTCACACCGTTCTGGGCGCGCCGTTTGAAGCGCGAGTCATTCGTTGCACGGCAGATATCTCCGCGGGGCGGCACTGTGTGGTGTCGTCTGGACGGGGACAGAGTGATTGTTGAAGGCCAGTGCGCTGATTATCTCAAGGGCGAGATTTCACTCTGA
- the thiD gene encoding bifunctional hydroxymethylpyrimidine kinase/phosphomethylpyrimidine kinase, which translates to MTQAAPSDLARILIVAGSDSGGGAGIQADIKTVTALGGYAATAITAITVQNTLGVHGVEGLTPELVRQQMDVVISDIGVDAFKTGMLHSADIITAVADAIEAYDDVPPVVVDPVMVATSGDRLLQQDAETALIGRLLPLSFIATPNIHEAAVLADQPVKTAGDMRDAARAILASGPDCVLVTGGDLGGDVVVDVLATPMEIRTFTSPRINTTSTHGTGCTLASAIATFLAQGRDVVDAVEDARDYVHMAMAHAPKIGAGAGPLDHGWVLRDPS; encoded by the coding sequence GTGACGCAGGCGGCCCCGTCAGATCTGGCGCGTATCCTGATTGTTGCCGGCTCTGATTCAGGCGGCGGCGCAGGCATTCAAGCCGATATCAAGACTGTGACGGCGCTGGGTGGCTATGCCGCGACAGCGATCACGGCCATTACTGTTCAAAACACACTTGGCGTTCATGGCGTGGAAGGGCTCACGCCGGAGCTTGTGCGCCAGCAGATGGACGTTGTGATCTCTGACATCGGCGTTGATGCCTTCAAGACAGGGATGCTGCATTCAGCTGATATCATCACCGCTGTGGCGGACGCGATTGAGGCCTATGACGATGTGCCGCCGGTCGTTGTAGACCCGGTGATGGTCGCAACGTCCGGCGATCGGCTGTTGCAGCAGGATGCCGAGACGGCGCTCATTGGTCGGCTTTTGCCTCTTTCGTTTATTGCAACGCCGAACATTCATGAAGCAGCGGTGCTTGCTGACCAGCCGGTGAAAACCGCGGGCGACATGCGCGATGCCGCGCGGGCCATTCTTGCCTCGGGTCCTGACTGCGTGCTGGTAACGGGCGGTGATCTAGGCGGCGACGTAGTGGTGGATGTGTTGGCGACGCCGATGGAAATCCGGACCTTCACAAGTCCGCGGATCAATACCACCTCGACCCATGGTACCGGCTGCACGCTTGCCAGCGCCATTGCAACTTTTCTGGCGCAGGGCAGGGATGTTGTCGATGCGGTGGAAGATGCGCGCGACTATGTTCATATGGCAATGGCGCATGCCCCAAAGATTGGTGCAGGTGCCGGACCGCTCGACCATGGCTGGGTGTTGCGCGATCCTTCCTGA
- the glmM gene encoding phosphoglucosamine mutase — translation MSRKYFGTDGIRGRANLEPMTASTALKVGMAAGRVFTRGEHRHRVVIGKDTRLSGYMIENALVAGFTSVGMDVFQFGPLPTPAVAMLTRSLRADLGVMISASHNSFGDNGIKLFGPDGYKLSDDVEHAIEHHMDNGLTDGLAAPSGIGRAKRIDDAQARYIEFAKRTFPRHLSLEGIRIVVDCANGAAYKVAPAALWELGAEVFSVGVEPNGTNINEGCGSTSVDMMAGKVRELRADIGIALDGDADRVIIVDERGETVDGDQVMAAIAQSWADKQMLQGGGIVATVMSNLGLERYLEGKGMTLARTQVGDRYVVEHMRANGFNLGGEQSGHVVLSDFATTGDGLIAALQVMAVLAETQKPLSEICHLFDPLPQLLRNVRFRDGAPLEDDQVKDAIETGTQALGNRGRLVIRKSGTEPLIRVMAEGDDNALVERVVNDICGVIESRTA, via the coding sequence ATGTCACGCAAATATTTTGGAACGGACGGTATTCGCGGTCGCGCGAACCTGGAGCCGATGACTGCATCGACGGCGCTCAAGGTGGGCATGGCGGCCGGTCGCGTTTTTACGCGCGGTGAACACCGCCACCGGGTCGTGATCGGCAAGGACACGCGACTGTCCGGCTACATGATTGAAAATGCCCTTGTGGCTGGCTTTACGTCAGTAGGTATGGACGTGTTCCAGTTCGGTCCGTTGCCGACACCGGCAGTTGCGATGCTGACCCGCTCACTGCGGGCGGATCTCGGCGTCATGATTTCAGCGTCGCACAACAGCTTTGGCGACAACGGCATCAAGCTGTTTGGTCCGGATGGCTACAAGCTGTCTGACGACGTGGAGCACGCGATTGAGCACCATATGGACAATGGCCTGACCGATGGGCTTGCGGCACCGTCCGGCATAGGACGTGCCAAGCGCATTGATGATGCGCAGGCGCGCTACATCGAATTTGCCAAGCGCACTTTTCCGCGTCATCTCAGCCTGGAAGGCATTCGCATTGTTGTGGATTGCGCCAATGGTGCTGCTTACAAAGTTGCGCCTGCTGCCTTGTGGGAACTGGGGGCCGAAGTCTTTTCAGTCGGCGTTGAACCCAATGGCACAAACATCAATGAGGGCTGTGGCTCTACGTCGGTAGACATGATGGCCGGCAAGGTTCGTGAGCTGCGAGCGGACATCGGCATTGCGCTGGATGGTGATGCAGACCGGGTGATCATCGTGGATGAACGCGGTGAGACGGTGGATGGCGACCAGGTGATGGCTGCCATCGCCCAGTCCTGGGCTGACAAGCAGATGCTGCAGGGCGGCGGCATTGTGGCGACTGTCATGAGCAATCTTGGCCTTGAGCGCTATCTGGAAGGCAAGGGCATGACTCTGGCCCGTACGCAGGTTGGTGACCGCTATGTGGTTGAGCATATGCGTGCCAATGGCTTCAATCTTGGTGGTGAGCAGTCCGGCCATGTGGTTCTGTCTGACTTCGCGACCACGGGTGATGGGCTGATTGCGGCGTTGCAGGTGATGGCGGTGCTGGCCGAGACGCAAAAACCTCTGAGTGAAATCTGCCATCTGTTTGATCCCTTGCCGCAGCTGCTGCGCAATGTGCGGTTCCGCGATGGCGCGCCGCTTGAGGATGATCAGGTGAAGGATGCCATTGAGACGGGCACACAGGCGCTGGGCAATCGCGGGCGTCTGGTTATCCGCAAATCCGGCACCGAGCCGCTTATCCGGGTTATGGCGGAAGGCGACGACAATGCGCTGGTTGAGCGGGTTGTGAACGATATCTGCGGTGTCATCGAGAGCCGAACCGCGTGA
- the folP gene encoding dihydropteroate synthase: MTASPTLFGILNVTADSFSDGGKYLEADAALAHARALMAQGADVIDLGAASSHPDSADVGAAEEISRLARIVPQLVAADIPVSIDSFEPDVQLWALGQGVAYLNDIQGFPHSEIYPALASASAKLVIMHGVQGRGRARRQDVPADQIWDRIFNFFDDRLDGLAASGIARERLVLDPGMGFFLGTDPEVSLEVLRHVGRLEARYDLPVLISVSRKSFLRAMTGRDVADIGPATLAAEMFAAAAGAGYIRTHAPGALKDALAVSAALQPKTR, encoded by the coding sequence ATGACTGCTTCGCCGACCCTGTTTGGCATTCTGAATGTCACCGCGGACTCTTTTTCTGATGGTGGAAAGTACCTTGAGGCGGACGCGGCACTTGCCCATGCGCGTGCCCTGATGGCGCAGGGGGCCGATGTCATTGATCTGGGAGCGGCTTCGAGCCATCCCGATTCGGCTGACGTGGGAGCTGCAGAAGAGATTTCACGTCTGGCTCGAATTGTGCCTCAGTTGGTGGCCGCTGACATTCCTGTGTCGATTGATAGCTTTGAGCCTGATGTGCAGCTTTGGGCGCTGGGGCAAGGCGTTGCGTATCTCAACGACATACAGGGCTTTCCGCATTCGGAGATTTACCCAGCCCTGGCCAGCGCGTCAGCCAAACTTGTTATCATGCATGGGGTGCAGGGGCGCGGCAGAGCGCGGCGGCAGGATGTGCCGGCGGATCAGATATGGGATCGCATTTTCAACTTCTTTGACGACCGGCTGGACGGACTCGCGGCTTCCGGGATCGCACGGGAGCGGCTGGTGCTGGACCCGGGTATGGGATTTTTCCTCGGGACGGACCCGGAAGTGTCGCTTGAGGTGCTGCGCCACGTTGGCCGCCTTGAGGCTCGCTATGACCTGCCGGTTCTGATTTCTGTCTCCCGGAAGAGTTTCTTGCGGGCAATGACAGGCAGAGATGTGGCGGATATCGGTCCTGCTACTTTGGCTGCGGAAATGTTTGCGGCAGCGGCGGGTGCTGGCTATATCCGGACGCACGCGCCCGGCGCACTCAAGGATGCCCTTGCGGTTTCCGCCGCGTTGCAGCCAAAAACCCGGTAA
- the ftsH gene encoding ATP-dependent zinc metalloprotease FtsH, with product MNNFRNFALWVIIALLLVALFNLFQAPAQQGATTDITFSELLAEADAGSVADVTIQGEKITGSFSDGRAFTTYAPPNSNVTERLYERGVQISARPSSSDSPTLLSVLVSWFPMLLLIGVWIFFMRQMQGGGGKAMGFGKSKAKLLTERHGRVTFDDVAGVDEAKDDLQEIVEFLQDPQKFQRLGGRIPKGALLVGPPGTGKTLIARAVAGEANVPFFTISGSDFVEMFVGVGASRVRDMFEQAKKNAPCIIFIDEIDAVGRHRGAGLGGGNDEREQTLNQLLVEMDGFEANEGIILIAATNRPDVLDPALLRPGRFDRQVVVPNPDIVGREKILKVHMRKVPLAPDVNPRTIARGTPGFSGADLANLVNEAALLAARRAKRLVTMSEFEDAKDKVMMGAERRTMVMSDDEKKLTAYHEGGHALVALNVPSTDPIHKATIIPRGRALGMVMQLPEGDKLSMNRQEMTSRMAILMGGRVAEELVFGHEAVTAGAGSDIEQATKLAKNMVTRWGMSETLGPLAFGENQEEVFLGHSVARNQNVSEETARQIDAEVARLVKAGHEDATRILTEKRDELEIIGQGLLEYETLSGDEIKALLKGTKPERNTDDDVTPESGTPSSVPSAGRRPAGDAGSVPPGAEPQGT from the coding sequence GTGAATAATTTTCGCAACTTCGCCCTTTGGGTCATCATCGCTTTGCTGCTGGTGGCGCTGTTCAACCTGTTTCAGGCTCCGGCCCAGCAGGGTGCGACAACAGATATCACCTTCTCTGAGCTTCTCGCGGAGGCCGACGCAGGCTCTGTCGCGGATGTGACCATTCAGGGTGAAAAGATCACCGGCTCGTTCTCCGATGGCCGGGCCTTCACGACCTATGCACCTCCGAACTCCAACGTGACTGAGCGTTTGTATGAGCGCGGCGTGCAGATCTCAGCGCGTCCGAGCTCGTCTGACTCGCCGACGCTGCTGAGCGTGCTGGTATCCTGGTTCCCGATGCTGCTGCTGATCGGTGTGTGGATTTTCTTCATGCGCCAGATGCAGGGCGGCGGCGGCAAGGCCATGGGCTTTGGCAAATCAAAAGCCAAGCTGCTGACCGAGCGCCACGGTCGTGTGACCTTTGACGACGTTGCCGGTGTTGATGAAGCCAAGGACGATCTGCAGGAGATCGTCGAGTTCCTTCAGGACCCGCAGAAGTTCCAGCGCCTTGGTGGACGTATCCCCAAGGGTGCGCTTCTCGTGGGCCCTCCTGGTACCGGTAAGACGCTGATCGCCCGTGCTGTAGCCGGTGAAGCGAATGTGCCGTTCTTCACGATTTCAGGCTCTGACTTTGTGGAAATGTTTGTGGGCGTTGGCGCCAGCCGCGTGCGCGACATGTTCGAGCAGGCCAAGAAGAATGCACCGTGCATCATCTTCATCGACGAAATCGACGCTGTGGGCCGGCACCGTGGTGCGGGCCTTGGCGGCGGCAATGACGAACGCGAACAGACGCTCAACCAGTTGCTGGTGGAGATGGACGGCTTTGAAGCCAATGAAGGCATCATTTTGATCGCGGCGACAAACCGTCCTGACGTTCTTGACCCGGCGCTGCTGCGCCCGGGCCGTTTCGACCGTCAGGTTGTTGTTCCCAACCCGGACATTGTGGGCCGCGAGAAAATCCTCAAGGTGCATATGCGTAAGGTGCCGTTGGCACCGGACGTCAATCCACGCACCATTGCGCGCGGTACGCCGGGCTTCTCCGGTGCTGATCTGGCAAACCTTGTGAACGAGGCTGCGTTGTTGGCTGCGCGTCGGGCAAAACGCCTTGTCACTATGTCTGAATTTGAGGATGCCAAGGACAAGGTGATGATGGGTGCTGAACGGCGCACCATGGTCATGTCTGACGATGAGAAGAAGCTGACGGCCTATCACGAAGGCGGGCACGCTCTTGTGGCGCTGAATGTGCCCTCGACCGACCCGATCCACAAAGCCACGATCATTCCGCGTGGCCGAGCTCTGGGCATGGTCATGCAGTTGCCGGAAGGCGACAAGCTTTCCATGAACCGTCAGGAAATGACGTCTCGCATGGCAATTTTGATGGGTGGTCGTGTGGCGGAGGAACTTGTGTTCGGCCATGAAGCTGTGACGGCAGGTGCCGGCTCTGACATCGAGCAGGCCACCAAGCTTGCCAAGAACATGGTGACCCGCTGGGGCATGTCCGAGACGCTTGGACCGCTGGCCTTTGGTGAGAACCAGGAAGAAGTGTTCCTGGGTCATTCCGTGGCGCGTAACCAGAATGTGTCGGAAGAGACGGCTCGTCAGATTGATGCTGAAGTTGCGCGGCTGGTGAAGGCCGGTCACGAGGATGCGACACGTATCCTCACCGAAAAGCGCGATGAGCTGGAAATCATCGGGCAGGGCCTGCTTGAGTACGAAACGCTCTCCGGTGATGAAATCAAGGCTCTGCTGAAGGGCACCAAGCCTGAGCGCAACACCGATGACGATGTCACGCCTGAATCAGGCACGCCGTCTTCCGTTCCATCGGCAGGTCGTCGTCCTGCGGGTGACGCTGGCAGCGTTCCTCCGGGTGCAGAGCCGCAGGGCACGTAG
- the tilS gene encoding tRNA lysidine(34) synthetase TilS, whose amino-acid sequence MASLDFEALLAPFGLSCTDAVAVAVSGGPDSMALLVLAADEAKKSGRPLHALTVDHGLRAEASSEAEQVAAWAKSLGVAHTTLTHEGDTPVASIQSEARDIRYGLMGQWCTANKVAALMVAHTQDDQAETLLLRMARGSGVDGLSGMAADVTRDGIRIIRPLLEVPRADLMPLLADRKQAYISDPSNRDERHARVRMRALKPLLEAEGLTAQRLAETAGRLSVARDALAGWTQAHVAGCVTFDAGGWAQFDRKRLVTVPLEIGLRSVSRIVMAVGGGVYPPRLHHTRALLDRLRAAEFSGATLGGVRFAPHRSGVLAFREARAMAEPVPIQGAAPLVWDHRFEVCLADATGLADAMGEDSGSWSIGALGVRDARRLRDELGPEVLTVPSAAASCIPAVYAQGRLLEVPALGYRPDGEVPSHQIAFVGPMRAGLTEAPIGIEA is encoded by the coding sequence TTGGCTTCCCTCGATTTTGAAGCGCTGCTGGCGCCTTTCGGCTTGTCGTGCACGGATGCCGTTGCGGTGGCCGTGTCCGGTGGTCCGGACTCGATGGCGCTGCTTGTGCTGGCGGCTGACGAGGCGAAAAAGTCCGGACGTCCTCTGCATGCACTGACGGTCGATCATGGTTTGCGTGCTGAGGCCAGTAGCGAAGCTGAGCAGGTAGCGGCATGGGCAAAAAGTCTGGGCGTTGCGCACACGACGCTGACCCATGAGGGCGACACACCAGTCGCCAGCATCCAGTCTGAAGCGCGGGACATTCGCTACGGCCTGATGGGTCAGTGGTGTACGGCGAACAAGGTCGCAGCCCTGATGGTGGCGCATACGCAGGATGATCAGGCGGAGACGCTCTTGCTGCGGATGGCGCGCGGCAGCGGGGTTGATGGACTGTCCGGCATGGCCGCTGACGTTACCCGCGATGGGATACGGATCATCAGGCCTTTGCTGGAGGTGCCGAGGGCCGATTTGATGCCGCTGCTTGCGGATCGCAAGCAGGCATACATTTCAGACCCCTCCAATCGGGACGAGCGTCATGCGCGGGTGCGTATGCGGGCTCTTAAACCATTGCTTGAGGCTGAGGGGCTGACGGCGCAACGCCTTGCGGAGACGGCCGGGCGGCTTTCCGTCGCGCGGGATGCGCTGGCGGGATGGACGCAGGCTCATGTGGCGGGGTGCGTTACTTTTGATGCCGGCGGCTGGGCTCAGTTTGACCGCAAGCGGCTGGTGACTGTGCCGCTGGAAATCGGGTTGCGCTCGGTCTCGCGCATTGTCATGGCGGTTGGGGGCGGCGTTTATCCACCGCGCCTGCACCACACCCGTGCCCTGCTTGACCGACTCCGCGCTGCGGAGTTCTCAGGCGCAACGCTTGGGGGGGTGCGTTTTGCTCCGCACCGCTCCGGCGTGCTTGCCTTTCGAGAAGCGCGGGCCATGGCTGAGCCGGTGCCAATTCAGGGTGCGGCACCTTTGGTGTGGGACCACAGGTTTGAAGTCTGTCTGGCTGATGCCACGGGGCTTGCTGACGCCATGGGAGAGGATAGCGGGTCCTGGAGCATTGGCGCGCTTGGTGTGCGCGATGCGCGCCGTTTGAGGGACGAGCTTGGCCCTGAGGTGCTCACGGTCCCGTCCGCAGCGGCATCCTGTATTCCAGCTGTGTATGCGCAGGGCAGGCTGCTTGAGGTGCCTGCGCTCGGCTACCGGCCCGATGGTGAGGTTCCCAGCCATCAGATCGCCTTTGTGGGGCCAATGCGCGCAGGGCTGACAGAGGCGCCTATCGGCATCGAGGCTTAA